From Cryptococcus neoformans var. grubii H99 chromosome 6, complete sequence:
CGGAAGAGCTAGAGTGCGGTACTGTCTACCTCAACAAGTCTGACGCGCTCGACCCCTCATTGCCCTGGAGCGGTTGGAAGAACTCTGGTCGTGGcgtttctctctcttccttcatttATGATGTCGTTAACCGCACCAAGAGTGTGATGAAGCGGGTGGCTGTCCCCCAATAAGATGTATGCATAAAGCGGTTGTAGATAAGAGCCATGCAGACGGTGTTGTGTGCTACTGTGTGTCTGTGTACCATGATAATAAGGGGCGGCGAGCTCCACATTCCGCGGGGAGGCGAATAAATTGCCCAGTTGGGAATTTGAATATGAATATGCGGGATTACCAATAATGGTAGCGGGAAAGTGTGTTGCCCAATCctcgcttttctcttttctttcccagTTCCCATTTCCCATTTTCCCTGCCTGCTTACACCGCGCGCCTGCTCTTTCTCCCGCCGTCTTCTCGTGTCGCACCCGCAATGGCCCACCACCACTTTGTAGGCATAAACCCGGCAggcctctccttctcccatcccACCCCGCCAGCAGACCACCCTGCGCCCCCTTCCTCGGGCAGCATCCACACCCCAGCAAACTTCGCCAGCATTCAAGAACCCATCACAGACCCCAACGCTGTCGCCGCTCGCCGACGCGGTCGTCCTTCCACAAGGGGTGAGGCTGGCGTCACCCCGCCCCCAGAGATCGGATGGTGGGAGGACCGTGCCCCCAGCTGGCACAAGGACGCCATGCAGGGCGGCAAGTCTTCTATGGAGCTCCTGATGGAATGGTCagaggaaatgaagaaTCAAGGCCACTACTACTGGATGGGCGTCAGGGATGGCGGCAATCTGCATCAAGGTGCTTCGCGTTTTAGGGACTACTTGTATGCCCAGCATGGTCCTATCAGGCGTTCAAGTAAGGCTATCAGAAATAAAGTCAGTGCCAGGCGACTAAAGCCGTGAATATCCGCTGACGCAAGGCAGGTGGAGAACATTAAGCAAAAGTTCTTTGAAGCCCAGGAATGGCTTAAAGATCCCAATGGGGACCACACCACCATGACCATTCCGGACGTCGAAAGTGAGCATCACCAGATTGCGATGGCGCGTTTCATGTTCGCTAACTTGTGTCAGAAAAACTGAATAAGATCTGCCGCAACTACCGCTTCTGGGAAACAATCTTCGTAGAGCTTCCTCCAGTTGACCACGAAGCTGGGCAGAATGCCGAAGGGTCTTCGTCCAACCAGACTCTCCAGTCTGCTTCTCAAGTAGCCGTTCGACAGGTTAATGGGCCCCTTATCCGCGGTATCCCTGTTCCGGAAACTGCACAGGCAGCTGCCGATGATGCGCAGCGAAGTATGTTTCTGTCTCAAAAGATAGACAATGTCAAATAGCTAATTTCCTCCTAGATGTTCGCCGACGTCTTAACGATGGCAGCTCTGCCACTATTCCTTCCGACTCATCTTTGGTTGGTCGTGTGCTCCCTGCTAGCTACCTCGAGCGTACTCGTGAAGAACGCGATCGCGAAAAGCATGAATTAGCGAAAAAGCAGCAAGCCCTCAGCAGGGAACAATATGAGCTTGAAcaaaagaaagatgagagagacCAGAAGAGGTTTGAATGGGAGCAGACTAAGCATCTGGTGGAGACGGCTTTAAAAATCCGAGAATTGGATATCATTCCGTTGGAAGCGGCGATGATCAAAGCTAGAGCTCTTTATGGTCAGGCgcgagaggaagatcaaGCTGAAGTTACTCTCTAATAATTGATTACCGTTCACTGTTTACCCATAcgtttcctttttttgtgGTTTCTTGTGTCCGGGCATCGAATGTAAATGTTTGGATCCAACTTATCGGAAGAAAACATCGTAGGAAAATCGTCTCACTGGTGTACTTATACATTTCGCCACAGGATGTTTACACCAAGTCGTTACCATACATATACAACAAAGACATTAAAAGCTATATTCGCCTCCGGTAGAAAGCGGTACACTAAGCATGTTGATGTACCTCTCTATAATTTGCTTGTCTTTTGTGGACATGTCCTTCGACAGTCGCTGACGGCTTTCCACAGCCAATTCTCCGCTATCTCCAGGGAGATCGTTCATTCTCAACTTCATGTTCATTTCGGTGCCGTGTAAAagctcctcttcgtctcctCCGTCTTGCATTCTGGCTACCATGCGGTACATCTCCAGATCCTGCTCCTCGCAGACCATATCGATGCCCTCTGACTCGGTGTAATGAGTGTAAAATTCATAACTCAATATCCGCTCAGGCAGATCTTGAGGGTCATACAGGGATCTGATGAATAACTCGATGGCAGATGGGGGAGATTCGAACTGGATCGTTTTGGGCCTAACAGGTCGGTCTGGAGACGACGAAAGTTGATGTGGTGATCCAGATGTCTCGGCTACGGTGGCCCACCTAGGGGCGATGCGACGAGCGCTGGCCAAATTAGCGGTTACCATCTTAATCTTTTATTTTTGGCGAAGCAAACGGAAGCGTACTTTGGGACAGAATTATGGCTGGATTGCTCACGAGGCTCGAACGGGCTCGACACTTTGTCGTACCTTGATTTCCTATTGACATTCAATAATCCATGATTAATCTCGTATTCATCTGTAGGAAAAATAGCAATGGCTTACGCATGAAATCTTGAGGTAGAATTCATATTGCTAAATAAAATTTAACCTCGAATAGTAATGTGATCGCAGGAAGTTTCGATGACTTACAAAGCGTACATGTTACTGAATTCCGACATTTTATCAGGCTTATAATATTCAGCGTACACTTGATTGATGGGAGCCAAATCGTCCGCTTTTGGGTCCTCTAAGTGAGAGGGATGGTACCATTGCCGATAATTTGGGCGCGTGAGGTCGTACGTGGGTACCGAGGGGTGAACGCCGAGCTTCGTGCAATCAGTACAACCAACAGCCTACAAAACAGCAGAAACTATTCACGAATAGATTTATGGCAGACTGCTTGTCACCGTCTACAAGATGGTCAGTAGGGCACAGCCAGCAACGAAACCGTTGCTTACCCAGCATAGAGTTATTATAGAAACGCCTGATGTTTTCAAGTATATCTCGTGAGTGACTACTCCACTGAGTCGCCTTCGTCCTCCTGTACGTGTCTACTCGGTTGACCAATGCACTGCCGGTGTACTGCCAAGCCAGAGCTTCTCTATTAATCAGGATTACGGTTCTTGAGAGTGCATATGTCCACTTACTGTCtccatgatcatgataCATCTCCGTCAGGACATCGACTGCATCGCACGAGAACTCAAGATAGGGGGTTGCGAGAAACCCTAGAGCATACAATTGGTGACCCAAAGCTCGTTTAGCGATGGCGAATTGGGCAGCATTTGTTCTGTCTAGACAGTCAACACAATTTACCCTTAGAATTCCATGTTGTAGAAGTGGATGATCTCGACACGGCCCAGCACTTCAACCACGCATAATTAGTCCAAGCTCTATTGAATTAACTGTAAGGCTTACCCGACGACATTTCGGGCTGGCCCACCATGAAAGAAATTGGTGGCCTGAAGGCTCTCCTCGCAGATGTCTTCGAGGACCCCTATGACATCTTGTTGCCCACTGGAGAAGTCATTTGAGCACCTTCTCTTGCGCATGCCTGGAACTTACCTTTTAGCTGCCTGTGACATATCCCAAGCGATATATtccattttctttccttctggCAGGAATTGGTTCAAATATTTGACACATTGTCCGTACTCAAAAAGCAGTTTGCTTTCACGAGGAACAGATTCCCGGGATTTTATAAGGTTTAAAATGTATATCGGGGCACCATACCGGCCCAGTAAGTCGTCAAAATGCTTCGCAGCAGGAGTGTAAAAGGGGTCCTTGATTGTGACTGATAATCTATGAGTCTAACTCGTTCCGATGCATGTTAAAAATATTAACATACTCTCTATGGGTGGTCTCGGCGTCATTTGATTTGATTCCTGGTGCCACATCACTGGAATACTTCCCCTGTACTGCACAAAACTGGTATAGCCCCCACAACCAGCACTGAAGTCTGAGATGAGTTGCTCAGACCTAGAGCTGTCGTGCTGCCCAAACGAGGTTGAAAGGGGCTCAGAAACGCTACCACAAATGATGAGCTTTCATCACATATACAAATGCAAAAGCTAACATTTGTTCAGTCTCAACCTCATTTGCGACATGGCCCTAGTTACACACAGTTAACGATTAAGATGATGCTATTATCAGGCTACTTACATGCTCGTTGGCTCCTCTGGTAAGGAATCGAGCTCCAGCATAATGTCGGGATCTCCTTGCAATAAGCGTGAGGTAAACGGTTCGCGAGAATACATGAATTTCTGATTGAAACAAAGGAAATGATCAGCTGGCAACCATGATAAGACTATGCGTGCTCACTCGCTTGGTCCACAAACCCATGTATGAGAGGTATTATCCATCTACTCCTGCCCCGTGGTTCATCAAGGTCGAACGCGGGTGATAAGAGATGATGGTTCCACATAAAACGTGTATTCCAACGGCGATTATTTGCAGATACTGTCAGGTTCGTTTGAAGAGTGTTGGTCAGATCATAGGAGTACCTAATAATGGACTTAAGACATCTGACTGGAGTTCTTTGAAGAGTTGCCTCACGAGAAATAGAAGTTCTTGGAAAGGTCGACGAGGTTAAACGTATTAATCATCCTGCACAATCATAAGCTCAGAAAGATAGAATGATTTAAATATTAGGCATCATTATAAGTATTCGCAAACTTACTTAGTTTCCTGTGCGGATTTTTCAACCTTAGGACCAATAGGATAGAGCTAATAGACATCCGTAAGTCTGCAAACGGTTTTGAAATGCTCGGAGTAGCCCACCGTAGTATCGTCACAGTGATAGACTGTAAAATGCTACTTCAGCTTAGGTTTCAAAGCGTTCTAAGCATACCCAAAACCCACTATAATGGCCACCTAACAGTCCAACCTCGGACCTCTTAGTCATGAGAACCATATACCAAGAGGCTGTGAACCGAATGAATCCAATGAGCCCACTACAATCATTATCAATGTATCCTGTGACAGTAACAATGACAACCAGGACGCACTAAAAATCCATAACCTTATCCAAACCACCTTGGCTTTTGTTCCCATCCTTGACCATCCTCAAAAGTTGATGTAACTCCATTTCATCATAGGACGTCGAATCTTCAACCACATTGAGAGCGTTGAGATCTGTGCGGTCAATCTTTAGGACACGATGGATATTATCGGTTGATGCAATCACGTAGAGACGTCTACTCCGTAATGATCAGCACTGAGTGGCCTATGCTCGCCTTCCCATGATATGAACCCACGTTTTCGTCCGAAACAAAGTGAATTTAGAAAGTGAATTGAGTGCATTTGCTGTggcatcttctttcgtttGCCGACCCTCCTCTTTGCGGTCCATGACGGGGAACAGCGAAACCTTGGCTTATCCGGTTGGAATATCAAGAATATGCTGCCTCCAAAGTGATGATCGAAGTGAAAGTGGGAAGTGGTTATTGTTAGTGGATTGGGGACATGGGCGATTTTTTTGATGAAGGCGTAGCTTGTGGATAAAAGTTGAACGTCAATAGAATGAAGAGCTTGTTTGGCTGACGGGCTGACTTGTTGTGTCGTTGTCGGTGAAGCGGGAGGGTGGAGGTTACTCCGAAATACTATTACGTACCCTACTAAGCCGAAGGCTCAAGAAATATGAGGTGcaaaaagtggaggagCTGGGACTCGAACCCAGGCTAAGCGAAAAGCGTCCTGATTGCGGATCGCTTGTCATACCCCTTGACCACACCCCCGATATGTGGAGAGCAAGATGGTATAGCTTGTTATATAAATTCCAAATGTAAACAAATTCTGCCCTCTTGCGCGTCTTATCGACAACAACGAACAACACTGCACGAACTACGAACGAAACGGCAGTCAGCCAGAGAACAATAACATCAGCTTCTTTGAGCTTTTTCTCCGGCCAGCTCGAGTAGAATAGGCCGACAGCTTGCCTCGTTTGTTGTTTTTCACACATCCGATATGCTCGCCGAGATACTTCTAATCCTCAGCGGCCACTCGTCTTCGTTCTTCATTCCctatccttctcccccaGCAGCGCCTTTTACTTGCAAGGCATCGCCGTCGCTCACCGAATATCTCCACCCCGGAGAGATAGCATCCCTAAATTCACTGGCTGATCTCGCCTTTCAGTATCGCAAAATCAGAACATGGGCCAATGACACAATTGATTGTGGTCGAAAGGCTGTATTAGCAGAGAGCTTGCCCCCCTCTCGCAAAGGGAAGGAACGAGAGGTCTTTATGGATGACAAAGGTGACAATGACAAGCTAAATCAGTATCTTATGACCTTAGCCGCAAGTATAATCGAGGTGCTGAATGGCTACGAGCTTCTTATTGTTGAGACAGAAGCCAGAGTGCTGTCCTTCGACCCAACAGTGGTTCAAGACCAGCAGGGTTATGTGCCATTGTCCAGTATCGTGGCAACGTTCGATCGGTGGCGGGCACCTTTGACTGCCCTTAGCCAAATAGTGGACCAACTGTCTTCTCTCGATCGGAGAGGAGATAACTGGTCTCCCGGCAGACTCATAGATTTGATCGTCTTCAAATCGCAGACTGGAAACCCTTTTTTACAGGGTATATTTTCAAACCTTGCCAAATCATTGCAAGTTTTGTTCCTTACCCATCTTGTGTCATTCACTCTATATGGAGTAACGTCATCTGAGTCACCAATGACCAGCCCTTCAATAGGCCGCATTGTCGGGGTGGACCCATTATCACCTCAGCATAGAGTTTATGCCCTTAACGTCGATATGTTACCCGTTTCAGTCGAGGAAAACACCAGAGAAAGTATATTATACGTGGGCCGTGTGGCTGCGACattgaagagagaaggaaaatcATTGCCCAAAGGTCTGGTGGATAATCTGCGAGGAGAGTTAATGGCTGTGAAAAGTTTAGAAGTTGGAGACGGCTTGAAGGAGGCTGTTGAAAAGGCTAGGGCGGAAGTTGGAGAGTACGTAAACTTTCATTAACTTGAATCAGAGTTAACTAGATCACAGATGGCTTTGGAGACACATTCTAACAGGTCCTCAAGTAGCTGAGGCCATTGAGATGTTGTGAGTCTAATGATATTTGTCGGAGAAAAAGCTTTCAGGAAGCTTACAATACTTTTACTTCGCTTCCAATAGTGGAAACTTTTTCCTGCTGCGTAAAACCGACTACTGTATTGCCGTCATTCGTGGAATATCACAATTACGCCTAGATAGACTTATCACATCCAATCCCCACTCTTCGTCATCCATCATTCGCGAACAAGACCTGGATCTCATTCTTCGGCGCGCCAGTGTGGGCACCTCAGCCGAGATGGACTCTCAGCTTGACTCTTTGCACTATAAGTTGGAGAAAGGACCTTTGAGAGCAATGCTACCTACTATACCTATGAAGACACCCAAACAAACCGGCATTGAGAGCAAGAACGATACGGTAGAACACCGAAACTCGATTCGAGCAATGTTCTCGTCTTCCCTTCTTGGAACTCCCCTTATATTAACTACGCCAGTCACCTGGCCACTGGATCTGTTCATCTCGCCTCAGGCTCTATCAGCATACTCAGATATTCAAGCCTATTTGACGGCCTTGCGTCATACTCATCTCTCGGTGCTTAGTTGCTGGACCACGCTTAGCGCAGCTCAACGCCAAAGACGTAAATGGACAGGGGTGACTGAAGGCGGCACAGACGAAGAAGTAGAGACACGTAAGGGATTGGGTAGAGCTGCTTGGGGAACAATCAGACTCATGTTATTCTTCATCGATCAGCTTCAAAGTCATTTCATGACTGACATCATTGATGTGCAGCATAAGAGGCTGTTGGAGCAACTTGGTCTAGAGACAGTCCTTTCAGCACCTGCATTGGGAGGTTCGTTGAGGCGTTCAAGTCTGCGAGGTTCCATTTCTGTGCGCCAAACTCCAACAGCTACGAAAGTTCGTACTGCTATCTCAACACCGGCAACTGAAAGCGGCGAGCGGCGACGTGCGGCTTCTCCATTCTCAGATACGTATTCAGTGCCTTGCGATGGTCAGACATTGAGATCCAACCGTGTCCCTCCAACGCCAAACAAAGCGCAAAGCGTATATTTGGACTTCCTAACTCTTCGGTCAGTGATTGCAGGTTTGGAAATTCGTTGGCGCTGACTTTCCAGACAACAGTCAACTCCACACTCTCCacctctcttttcttcgaGAAGGGCTCCTCATTGCCGATATCAACTTGGCGTCAGTCATTCGTGACATCCTAGATACATGCAGGCGCTTTGCAGGACTGGTAGAACGCTGGGGTGGCGATGTCTTGCCAGAGTTGCTGATGGAAGGCATCAATGGGGAAGAAGTAGGGAAGATGGTCAAGGAACGGGCGCAGGCGGTTCAAGAAATCAATGATGTTcgtgttttttttttttactcCCAATGATAGCACATCAGCTTACGCCGATCTTAAGACACTGCATGAGCTTCTTACTGATTTCTTTGGTGCTCTCCTGGACACGCAAAATCCGGGCGCTGCTGATCCAGATAAGTCCATTGCAGATGGTGGAAGTTCTTTATCTCGAACGATACGCGCGGCTCAAATCTCACGAATGATGTCTCGCCAAGCCAGTTTCACAGCAGCGGCCATGAATGTGAAAAAGGGTGCAAAAAGCAAAATGCAAatggacaaggaggaaagagagttAGAGGCAGACACTGTGATGGCTCGACACATTGAACAATGTAAGTTGCTAATGCCTTGATTCGACGAAGCGGTAGATGCTCAAATGGTTTGCAGTACTACTTCGGCTAGACTTCAACGGCGTCCTCACTGCTTGGCGGCTAAAGGAGGTTAATGGGGACTACTCGGGAGGCAGTGTGTTGATTGGAAGGGGGTTCTAAGCATATTTTAATTGCATGCGATCTCCACATTCCCATATTCTAGCCTTGTGATTTTAATGGGACAGGCATCTTGTCTCCAAAGCTTTCAATGAGCTAAGGGCAATCAGCATGTAGACCATCTATTCACTTCATCATTGACCTACAGAGTTGCCATTGATAATGCCTGTAGTAGCGACAAGGAATCGGCGACCTGTGGTTTGGTTTGACATCCATCGCAAAGCAGATATTTCGGTGTATGTGCAGCCACCCAAGAAGAATACAACTGTTGTCGTGAACTGCTCGCCACCAGGCCCTGATAGATGTCAAGGAAAGTTACTGGACCTCCTCACTACACTTACCTGCTATATCTGACCGACTCCGTTCGACTTTTTGCTTTACATCCACTGTGGAACCCGGTATAGCTGCCAGTACGTCCTCGAAACCCTTCCAGCCGGATATACTATGCGCTTTGGGCAGCACCTGTCTTCCTGGCCCTTCCTCCGAAGATCCGGACAAGATGGCATTCTTTTGAGTTACGCATTGCACCAGGCGGATAGACAATGGGGCATATCCAGAGTAAACATACGATATGTCGTTTGGGACCGCATCGTTGATGTCATCAACAAGCAATCGAAGTGATTTCCGAAGCGCCGGGAAATTTTGCGAGGCCAGTGAAGGCGAACGAacaaggagattgagagacTGCAAATTAATtaaaagaggaagatggtgatATCCGTATACTTGGAGAAAGTCTCGTTTGAACGCCTCAAAATTCTTTGACTTGATGCCACCTGTTGTCAGGCTCATAAGGATGACCGAGCGAAGGACTGTTTGCCAGGGGGTCTGCTGATACATCAAGTCTTCAATGTTGCTCAGCTGAGTCGAAATGTCATAGCCTGCCACAAGGTTCTGTTGTGCTTCAAGGTTCTTATTGAAGTCTTCCGCTTGAGTGATCCGCATCAAAATCTCAGTTAATTCGGTATCTAAGACGACGGTCAGCCTCACCCATTACTACCTAGGGTGTCCATGAGAAGCGTACGCAATTTCAAGGCCTGTTGATCGCCCTTCATGCCGCCGAGCTTCCCCACGAATTCTTTCATCTGAGTTACACTCTTGAAATTTTTGACAACCCCACGATCATCCTGTAAACGTTTAGCCAATTTGCTGAGCCTTGATCCGACAACAGCGAAGTTTCGATCTCTGATATCCTGGAACAGAGCATCCTTTTGAGATGTAAGATGGTGTTTTCGTTTTTTTGTCACGGTGGCAGACGGCAGAGCAGTAGAAGAGGGCGAATTGGTACCGGCAGGATTGGGGTCAAGAAGGGAGGGGTCGACTTCGATATGGGCTATGCGGATAATGTTAGTTCACAAAGAGGACGTAGCATTATGAAGCTCTGATGTACAGTTTTTTATACCCATAAATTCGTCCAGCATGCCCTCATATGTTAATTGGGTGCACATTGGTGTCACCCAGTCTACCGAACGATCAATGATGATCAGGCCGTCTACTTTCTCAGCGGGCTCAATCTCGCTATATTGTGAAGGGCCAGAGGTACGATGCCTTTGCAGAAGATCTGCTAGCTTCTGTGGCAAATGGTCAGCTGTATCTTCCATTGTAAATGCACGGTAACAAATACCTTCGCACCGTCGCCTTTGCCCAAAATTCGCGGAAAAACACCAAAGGCGCGCTGAAATGTCATTAGGGCTAAAGACGAGGAGTATATGGGAGTATCGTCCCCATTCTTGATTCATAATGAGCATTAGGTATTCCATAAGAAATAATGGACTTACTAGATATATATCACGAGCTacttcctccatttccaaCGACAGTAGGTCGTCCTCCATAGGAATGAAACCAAGATTAAACTGCATGTTTTATCAGAAATGATCGCATCTATAGTGCTTTATATACGTACCTCTGATAAGGTGACATCCCCTGCCactccttgatcttctaATACCTTTTTACACAATTCAGTTACTCTTGGCACCAGTAATATGGTGTAAGTTAAAGGTCCTGCAGCGGAGGGATTCTGCTGTTGAGATCGTATTTGCTCTATgtgaaagaaagaaaagaacagGCATCAATAACGAGGGAACGAACCATATATCAATGAGCTCACCAGCAATGATGTTCATGAACTCCATTTTAGGGCGACACAACCAAACGACGTTCCGGGTGTTGACGTTTAAGGGTCCCCGCTCCAACCAAAACATCTTATCCACAGCTTGATGCTTTACAGACTGTCAGCCGCTGATTGCGAAGGGCTCATGCATACCTTGAGAAGAGCTACTTCCGTTACAAGACCGAGAGGGCCTGCCAGGACAGGATCGAGAATCAATGTTTTGGCCCCTTGGACCTGCCATACAAGTCAGCGAATTACAGCCTCAACGAATGCCTTTAAACAAACATTATTGAGGCTCTCAACCAAGGACGTTCTGGCCAACTCTTTCAAGAGGCCGGTCTCCAAGCCATTTCCGGCAGCTGGTTGTTGAGCCGAGGACTCAGAGTCGCCCGAAGTTGAAGGCGGAGGTAAATGATCAGCGAGGTGCGGTGGTAGTCGCGAAGGACCACTTGGGATTGCTGTTGTCATGGCTGTAAGAGGAGGTAATAAGCTTGTGTGGATTGAGAGATTAAGAATTCGCCTGACCGTCAAGCTATCAACGGAATGAGAGATAACTGTTATATCGTAGCGAGGCCGGCCGTTGGTGACAGCACACATGCGATGACGCGCTTCGTGCCCACTTCTCGAGGCGATTAATAGTATTCATGCACGTCCGACAGGACTCATTCACTAATCCAGCAGCCCACATGCACCATTACCTGCTCGTGCAAACAATGCCATCGACAAGCCATATGCATAACTTGCGTTGGACACCATGCCCATAACCATGAACCTCATAAACAAAGCTAATGTGTTACGTAATGAGCCGGGAAGAACGCGTCGCTCGCAGCCGGACGGTTGTGCGCGGAAAGGGGGACAACGAAGTTTCGTCACCGAACAATCTGTTCCATACGCCTCTTTCCCACATACAAGCGGAGTTAAAATGGTAGCAATCACTGTGTCTGCCTCAGGCAAGCCGATCATCAACCTCGACTTCGCCAACAAGCACCCGCGAGACGTGACTATCAAGGAGCTCAAGGCAGCTATCCAGGCCAAGTTCCCCAAGGTAATTCAGACGTCACATCACGAAAATTCCTCGCCACATCACTCATTCTTCTTAGCTTGTTGCCAACAGACAAAGGATCACCGTGCCTAACATTACTGGAAAACCTACTCCTTTGACAGATGAAAGCAAGACTCTTGCCGATTATGGCGTGGGTGAAGGTGCAAAGTTGAAACTCAAGGATCTCGGTAAGCAGGTCGGATACAGGGTGCTGTACCTTTGGGAATATGTGAGTAGCATCTCCTACGCCGTTCATAATGTCTAAACTAAAGACATCTTTGATTCTAGGTTGGACCCATCTTTTTGAATCCCCTGTTCTTGTATTACTCCCACCTCATTTGGGGCCAGTATGATCCTTCACCCCTTCAACTGTGAGATCGACGTGACATTACGATTCGCTTAGTGCAACACTAACTGCATACAGTACGGTCCGTAATCTCTTGGTGATCCATTTCATCAAGCGTTTCTTCGAATCGGCCTTTGTTCACAGCTTCTCCCGCGCGACAGTGCCGCTCTCTTTTGTCTATAGAAAGTATGCCTGATTCAAAGCAACTAAGATGTTTGGCTCATGCTTAATTGCTTTGGCGTAGCTGTCTTTACTATTGGGGTATCTGCGGTTTTCTCATTGGTCTCACTCTTTATCGACCCGCATACTCTAAGCAAGCTTTGGACGGCACTCTTCTGGGCGATTCTCGCTGGATCAACTTTTGGACCATCTTCGAGCTTGTGAGTTTCCATCAGGGTCCTGCAAACGGCTTTGTTGTCAGAAAGATTGGCTTCCTGACTGATCAACCCAATCGCTAGGTCGCCGaactcctcaacctcaat
This genomic window contains:
- a CDS encoding enoyl reductase; translated protein: MVAITVSASGKPIINLDFANKHPRDVTIKELKAAIQAKFPKLVANRQRITVPNITGKPTPLTDESKTLADYGVGEGAKLKLKDLGKQVGYRVLYLWEYVGPIFLNPLFLYYSHLIWGQYDPSPLQLTVRNLLVIHFIKRFFESAFVHSFSRATVPLSFVYRNCLYYWGICGFLIGLTLYRPAYSKQALDGTLLGDSRWINFWTIFELVAELLNLNAHLHLRSLRQPPGHPRKFPTGLGFGVAVCANYWFEILGVIALVAMTGGDIGTVIYLCIGTFFMKTWADGKYARYKREFDNKIFPGKRYRLFPPIY
- a CDS encoding ATP-binding protein, whose amino-acid sequence is MTTAIPSGPSRLPPHLADHLPPPSTSGDSESSAQQPAAGNGLETGLLKELARTSLVESLNNVQGAKTLILDPVLAGPLGLVTEVALLKHQAVDKMFWLERGPLNVNTRNVVWLCRPKMEFMNIIAEQIRSQQQNPSAAGPLTYTILLVPRVTELCKKVLEDQGVAGDVTLSEFNLGFIPMEDDLLSLEMEEVARDIYLNGDDTPIYSSSLALMTFQRAFGVFPRILGKGDGAKKLADLLQRHRTSGPSQYSEIEPAEKVDGLIIIDRSVDWVTPMCTQLTYEGMLDEFMGIKNSHIEVDPSLLDPNPAGTNSPSSTALPSATVTKKRKHHLTSQKDALFQDIRDRNFAVVGSRLSKLAKRLQDDRGVVKNFKSVTQMKEFVGKLGGMKGDQQALKLHTELTEILMRITQAEDFNKNLEAQQNLVAGYDISTQLSNIEDLMYQQTPWQTVLRSVILMSLTTGGIKSKNFEAFKRDFLQVYGYHHLPLLINLQSLNLLVRSPSLASQNFPALRKSLRLLVDDINDAVPNDISYVYSGYAPLSIRLVQCVTQKNAILSGSSEEGPGRQVLPKAHSISGWKGFEDVLAAIPGSTVDVKQKVERSRSDIAGPGGEQFTTTVVFFLGGCTYTEISALRWMSNQTTGRRFLVATTGIINGNSLIESFGDKMPVPLKSQG
- a CDS encoding polyphosphoinositide phosphatase; the protein is MDRKEEGRQTKEDATANALNSLSKFTLFRTKTRLYVIASTDNIHRVLKIDRTDLNALNVVEDSTSYDEMELHQLLRMVKDGNKSQGGLDKVMDFYGLIGFIRFTASWYMVLMTKRSEVGLLGGHYIYHCDDTTLYPIGPKVEKSAQETKMINTFNLVDLSKNFYFSYSYDLTNTLQTNLTVSANNRRWNTRFMWNHHLLSPAFDLDEPRGRSRWIIPLIHGFVDQAKIHVFSRTVYLTLIARRSRHYAGARFLTRGANEHGHVANEVETEQIVSEPLSTSFGQHDSSRSEQLISDFSAGCGGYTSFVQYRGSIPVMWHQESNQMTPRPPIEITIKDPFYTPAAKHFDDLLGRYGAPIYILNLIKSRESVPRESKLLFEYGQCVKYLNQFLPEGKKMEYIAWDMSQAAKSGQQDVIGVLEDICEESLQATNFFHGGPARNVVGAGPCRDHPLLQHGILRVNCVDCLDRTNAAQFAIAKRALGHQLYALGFLATPYLEFSCDAVDVLTEMYHDHGDTLAWQYTGSALVNRVDTYRRTKATQWSSHSRDILENIRRFYNNSMLDGDKQSAINLFLGVHPSVPTYDLTRPNYRQWYHPSHLEDPKADDLAPINQVYAEYYKPDKMSEFSNMYAFNMNSTSRFHAKSRYDKVSSPFEPREQSSHNSVPNARRIAPRWATVAETSGSPHQLSSSPDRPVRPKTIQFESPPSAIELFIRSLYDPQDLPERILSYEFYTHYTESEGIDMVCEEQDLEMYRMVARMQDGGDEEELLHGTEMNMKLRMNDLPGDSGELAVESRQRLSKDMSTKDKQIIERYINMLSVPLSTGGEYSF